A genomic stretch from Gammaproteobacteria bacterium includes:
- a CDS encoding DUF1674 domain-containing protein yields the protein MTRGREQEPSAPQPAATPDEPVAGEGAAESPREIGGPKGPEPTRYGDWERAGRCIDF from the coding sequence ATGACCCGTGGACGCGAACAAGAGCCCTCCGCGCCGCAACCCGCGGCGACGCCCGATGAGCCGGTCGCCGGCGAAGGGGCGGCCGAATCTCCCCGCGAGATCGGCGGACCGAAAGGGCCCGAGCCGACACGCTACGGCGACTGGGAGCGCGCCGGCCGCTGCATCGACTTTTGA
- the sdhC gene encoding succinate dehydrogenase, cytochrome b556 subunit, whose amino-acid sequence MDVDRPLSPHLQVYGWRITNTLSILHRAAGLVLTVGAFVLAWWLLAVASGADAYDDARAIVGSGWFKLPLIVFALAFFYHLANGIRHLAWDFGFGFERERIRASGWAVVVVAVAATLVYALLVIV is encoded by the coding sequence ATGGACGTTGACCGGCCGTTGTCGCCGCATCTGCAAGTTTACGGCTGGCGGATCACGAACACGCTGTCGATTCTGCATCGCGCGGCCGGGCTCGTGCTGACCGTCGGCGCCTTCGTCCTCGCCTGGTGGCTGCTCGCCGTCGCGAGCGGCGCGGACGCCTACGACGACGCGCGGGCGATCGTCGGCAGCGGATGGTTCAAGCTCCCGCTGATCGTGTTCGCGCTCGCCTTCTTCTACCACCTCGCGAACGGCATCCGTCATCTCGCTTGGGATTTCGGTTTCGGGTTCGAGCGCGAGCGGATTCGCGCGAGCGGATGGGCCGTCGTCGTGGTGGCCGTTGCGGCGACCTTGGTCTACGCGCTGCTCGTGATCGTTTAG
- a CDS encoding HlyD family efflux transporter periplasmic adaptor subunit: MSSIPLFRPAAVAASRAKVAGDIVLVTPVSFGLLGAGALAVAAAIVAFLVLGAYTRHETLRGQLLPEGGVVDVRAPQLGTIIAKHVAEGDAVARGDPLYVVSSERQSSALGATHERIGRELEARRESLASQIRETRRLEQAEHVSLAAQRTALDEELLGLRAMIEDQRARVALADEATERYERLGAQGFVPTEQTVAKREHALEQRARLASLERELGAAERQRTDLEARLERLPLEYRNRIAELERAISSLDLEIAENEARRELTVVAPASGVAAAVTGEVGQVVDAGRVLLSILPRGAALEAHLYAPSRAVGFVDPGDEVLLRFPAYPYQKFGHQAGTVRSVSRTALAAAERPLGPGSGRSGEPVYRVVVALHAQSVEAYGEPRPLRAGMLVEADVRLETRRLYEWVLEPLYAFVRRGG, translated from the coding sequence CGCGCGAAGGTCGCCGGAGACATCGTGCTCGTCACGCCGGTCTCGTTCGGCCTGCTCGGCGCGGGCGCGCTCGCCGTCGCGGCCGCGATCGTCGCGTTTCTGGTTCTCGGCGCCTACACGCGGCACGAGACGCTGCGCGGTCAGCTGCTGCCGGAAGGCGGCGTCGTCGACGTGCGGGCGCCGCAGCTCGGCACGATCATCGCGAAGCACGTCGCGGAGGGCGATGCCGTCGCACGAGGCGATCCGCTCTACGTCGTCTCGAGCGAGCGGCAGAGCAGCGCGCTCGGCGCGACGCACGAGCGGATCGGCCGCGAGCTCGAGGCGCGGCGCGAGAGCCTCGCGTCGCAGATACGCGAAACGCGGCGGCTCGAGCAAGCGGAGCACGTGTCGCTCGCGGCACAGCGAACCGCGCTCGACGAGGAGCTCCTTGGGCTCCGAGCAATGATCGAGGATCAGCGTGCGCGCGTCGCGCTCGCGGACGAGGCGACCGAGCGCTACGAGCGTCTCGGCGCGCAGGGGTTCGTGCCGACCGAGCAGACCGTCGCGAAGCGCGAGCACGCGCTCGAGCAGCGCGCGCGGCTCGCGAGCCTCGAGCGCGAGCTTGGTGCCGCCGAGCGGCAGCGCACGGATCTCGAGGCTCGCCTCGAGAGGTTGCCGCTCGAGTATCGGAACCGGATCGCCGAGCTCGAGCGTGCGATCTCGAGCCTCGATCTCGAGATCGCCGAGAACGAGGCCCGCCGCGAGCTCACCGTGGTCGCGCCGGCGTCAGGAGTAGCCGCTGCCGTCACTGGGGAGGTCGGGCAGGTCGTCGACGCCGGCCGCGTGCTGCTCTCGATTCTGCCTCGCGGCGCGGCCCTCGAAGCGCACCTCTACGCGCCGAGCCGCGCGGTCGGGTTCGTCGACCCCGGGGACGAGGTGCTGCTGCGCTTTCCGGCCTACCCGTATCAGAAGTTCGGGCACCAAGCGGGCACCGTGCGCTCGGTCTCGCGAACGGCGCTCGCCGCCGCCGAGCGGCCGCTCGGGCCGGGCTCGGGACGGAGCGGAGAGCCGGTGTACCGCGTGGTCGTCGCGCTTCACGCGCAGTCGGTCGAGGCGTACGGCGAGCCCCGGCCGCTGCGCGCCGGCATGCTGGTCGAGGCCGACGTCAGGCTCGAGACGCGGCGTCTTTACGAATGGGTGCTCGAGCCGCTCTACGCGTTCGTGCGAAGGGGCGGCTAA